A single region of the Vicia villosa cultivar HV-30 ecotype Madison, WI linkage group LG4, Vvil1.0, whole genome shotgun sequence genome encodes:
- the LOC131598157 gene encoding uncharacterized protein LOC131598157 produces the protein MSLSEMANLQHEIICVTVATLDKFEVGQTGWFYDGCVECTRSVALKDGKLQCYAKHVSSEPVPRYKLEVLAVDGNSKAKFIFWDTDCVKLIGKSALQMKMDLIEAGDYDPLEFPYELNSILKKEYAIRAIFQPKNSRLSVMGFKTDEDFRKKKIKDSFKGEEHTSKLETPYPLSQDDIISCSELVSASGDYDPSSGNSGLTPSKRSSTDVVEDVDNVQQSSTKLKPMTDVKKEK, from the exons ATGAGTCTCTCTGAGATGGCAAACCTGCAACAT GAAATAATCTGTGTGACTGTTGCAACTCTTGATAAGTTTGAAGTTGGCCAAACGGGATGGTTTTATGATGGATGTGTTGAATGCACCCGGAGTGTGGCTCTAAAGGATGGAAAGCTCCAGTGTTATGCAAAACATGTAAGCTCAGAGCCTGTGCCAAG GTATAAGCTTGAAGTGTTGGCTGTTGATGGTAATTCCAAGGCGAAGTTCATCTTTTGGGACACCGATTGTGTGAAGTTAATTGGAAAGTCTGCTCTTCAAATGAAAATGGATTTGATAGAG GCTGGTGATTACGATCCACTCGAATTCCCTTACGAACTTAATTCAATACTGAAAAAGGAGTATGCAATTAGAGCTATATTTCAGCCTAAAAATTCCCGACTTTCTGTCATGGGCTTCAAAACTGATGAAGATTTCCGTAAGAAAAAAATTAAGGACAGTTTCAAAGGCGAGGAG CATACTTCAAAACTTGAAACACCTTATCCTTTGTCCCAAGATGATATAATCAGTTGTTCT GAACTTGTATCTGCATCTGGAGATTATGATCCTTCAAGTGGAAATTCTGGGTTGACTCCGTCTAAGAGGTCTTCAACTGATGTGGTGGAAGATGTTGACAATGTCCAACAATCCTCAACCAAGTTGAAGCCCATGACAGATGTTAAAAAGGAGAAGTAG
- the LOC131598158 gene encoding uncharacterized protein LOC131598158: MAYHYLSIPMARPIDSVKDINESKDLWKIAVSCKHIWSVTSSSNKEHIEMVLVDSKVRDMIQAIDPTYLVSKFKSELSTGSSYIMQNFKVSKNDFSFKSTNHSYKLVLCGSTSVKKTDLHDIPAYYLNLLRLDAIVEGRFQSNVLCTLWGQLAVQLYEYSKNYKEDSNIVIVLINERVKEAQGGYPVSVSNTWNRTKLLINDLRFDEVKKLKER; this comes from the exons ATGGCATACCA CTATTTAAGCATTCCCATGGCTCGCCCTATCGATTCTGTGAAGGACATCAATGAGTCGAAGGATTTGTGGAAGATTGCAGTTAGTTGTAAGCATATATGGTCTGTAacaagttcttcaaacaaagaacacatagaAATGGTTTTAGTTGATTCGAAGGTG CGTGATATGATTCAAGCGATTGACCCTACTTATTTGGTTTCCAAATTCAAGTCTGAACTATCAACGGGAAGTTCTTATATCATGCAGAATTTCAAAGTTTCGAAAAATGACTTCTCTTTTAAGTCGACGAATCATTCTTACAAATTGGTTTTATGTGGATCAACTTCTGTTAAGAAAACAGACCTTCATGACATTCCTGCTTATTACCTTAACCTTCTTAGATTGGATGCCATAGTTGAAGGAAGGTTTCAGTctaatgttttg TGTACGCTTTGGGGTCAACTCGCGGTACAACTTTATGAATATTCTAAAAATTATAAGGAAGATTCCAATattgtgattgtattaatcaatGAAAGGGTTAAAGAGGCTCAAG GAGGTTATCCCGTCAGTGTTTCCAACACGTGGAACAGAACGAAGTTGTTAATTAATGACCTTCGTTTTGATGAAGTTAAGAAACTAAAAGAAAGGTAA